A window of Chanodichthys erythropterus isolate Z2021 chromosome 16, ASM2448905v1, whole genome shotgun sequence genomic DNA:
TCAGTGTTTAGTAAAGTGAATGTTGTTTCTTCAAAGTGATATCAGTTAACTGACATACTTTCATGTAGGCTACTTTTCTCAAAAGAACATTGCTTATGGACTTGTTATGAGCAAAAACAATGACTTTATGgttcataaatataaaaacttgAGTATAAAAACCTAggttttgaaaataataataaaaaaaatataaaaacctAGGTTTTGCATATTTTACAATGAGTTTCTTtcctattcaaaataaataatgcaataaaacatTTCGTCCTAAAAGAAGAATAGAATAGGATTTATAAGAAAAGCCCTAGCCCGTTTTAGTTTTTGCACCCAATCCTACAATGGTtataaattactatttgtatGACTAAAAAACAATAGTTATGACCTCCTAACGCGTGGTGACAGTCAAGTGTTTTCCACTGAACCCAACGTACTACTCTCGCGATTTCTCTAGGTATTCTCGCGATATGTGGTTGCTTGAAACCCGCCCATGATCCTTTGCTCGCCCTCTTTCTAGCCGGCGCCTGAGAATGGGTACGTGTTTTCAGATTCTCATCGCGGGGCAATCCGTCTTCATCTGCTCTATCCgattatgtttttgtttaaattccTTCTGTGATATATCACAAAGGTAGATTTCAAGCATTATAGGCGCAAATTAGACGATTCAATGCCTTTTCAGGTATTTTAACGAGAAAAGATGGGAAAGTGGCTGTAGCCATTTCTCAAGATGGCTGCGCTCATTGGGTATATACTCTCAAACAGCGTTTAAAGTGCAGATAAGGCTGTAGTTGTACGCCGAGATGTGTACAAGGTGGGTTTATTCGTAAGTGAAGGATCTTTGTGTTTGAGAAATGTAATTTAGAGGAGAAACCAGTTAGCACGGCAGGCTAAACGCGCAGAGGATGCATGTGTCAATCACTGGAGGCTGCATGGCTGTCTAACGTTCGCTGAAAGGTAGAATTTGAAAGCTTATGAATGTTAACCAGCTTTCGTTTTCTTAATATTACTCGTCATAAACGGGGTACAACTAATTTTAGCAGTGTTTTTGTGCAGTTAGAGCTCAAGACGTCCGAACTGTTAGCATATTGCTAATGTGAATTTTTTTGACTGCAGTTTTTGTGGTTGACACTAGATTTTGCTTTTAAAACTTAACGAAAATTAAACATGTCATCTACTACAtgcctgtatgactttcttccatAGAGCGCGAAAGGAGATTTTAGGCAGGATGACTGAGTTGTGTgtataaagtcatacaggtgtgggacgacatgagggtgcgTAAATGAGCTTCTTTTTTTGTACGTTTAAGCTTGAGTGTACGTGATGAATCCAATTTAATCCTATTTTAAATGCGGATAAACACCTTGGAGAACTGAACACTCAAGCGTGCAATTGAAGTAAATGCTCGGATTTCATTCAAATTTGTTTGTAATGCATCTTAATCTCTTTACACTTAAGGTATCTCAAGGGACAACTGGCACAAACGCCGTAAGACCGGTGGAAAACGCAAGCCCGTCCACAAGAAAAGGAAATATGAGCTCGGGCGTCCTCCCGCAAATACCAAGGTAAAACCTAACTTTtgaaggtatagttcacccaaaaacgtaaaattctgtcattacttaccctcatgccgttccacacccctaagacctttgttaatattcagaacacaaattaagatatttttgttgaaatctgttGACTTGATGAGGCCTACATAgccaatgacatttcctctctcaagatccattaatgtactaaaaacatatttaaatcagttcatgtgagtacagtggttcagtgATTTGCTATgttgattcattatgctctaaAGCTtaagaagcagtgttttgaaatcggccattactaagtcggccatcactaagtcgttattttggcgcCCCAAatatattctcgttgctttataatacatttgaaccactgtactcacatgaactgatttagatgtttttagtacattaatggatcttgagagaggaaatgtcattgctggttatgcaggcctcacggagccatcgggaTTTcaacaaatatcttaatttgtgttccgaagattaatgaaggtcttacaggtgtggaacggcatgagggtaaggacagaattttcatttttgggtgaactaaccctttaaatatgctGCTATCAGAATGTATGTCGTCTTGCCAATGTGAGTGATGAGAACACGTCCTTAGGTTGGTCATTTTTGGCCGTTTTGGTCAAAGTTTTTGACCTTCCAATGTTAGGATTAGTCATAGTTACACTGACACATGGCTAAACTCAAAGTATGTTTTCATGGgtctttgttactttttataAACATCTTTGTGGCCCTCCATAGATTGGACCTCGCCGTATCCACACAATAAGAGTCCGTGGTGGAAACAAGAAATACCGTGCCTTGAGGCTCGACGTGGGCAACTTCTCATGGGGCTCGGAATGTGAGTTTATAAATGTTTGGTGCTGCGTAAACGGGTGTCGCTCTTTCAATGAAGATAATTTGTCCAGTTCTGCTACTGAAAGTTTCTGATGGATAACATTGTTTTAACTCTGAGAAAGACATGTTCAACTAATGTATATTgagtttttgttgtttcttttcAGGCTGTTTTAATGTATTGTTAATGTCATTTCAGGCTGTACCCGCAAAACCAGGGTCATTGATGTGGTCTACAATGCCTCTAACAATGAGCTGGTGAGAACCAAGACCCTGGTGAAGAACTGTGTGGTCCTTGTGGACAGCACTCCTTACAGACAGTGGTATGAATCTCACTACGCCCTCCCGCTTGGCAGGAAGAAGGGTGCCAAGTTGGTAAGTCCAATCAAGGTTTTCCTAATTCAGAGGGGTTTAAAATTTTAAGTGATGGTCTTTCTTTGATGATAACAATGTCAGTTCTGCTACTGAATGAAAGTGATGCAGTTTAAGACACTGAGGAAGGCTTGTAGCTTATAAATCcttgtaaatataaaaaatgtgcaACGTATTGGCATATTGCTAACTGTATTTGATTTGTCAATCCAGACCCCTGAGGAAGAAGAAATCCTGAACAAGAAGAGGTCGAAAAAGGTCCAAAAGAAGTTTGATGTGCGCAGAAAGAACAGCAAAATCAGTCATCTGTTGGAGGAGCAGTTCCTGCAGGGAAAGCTTCTCGGTAAGTTGTGTTAAGAGGCCTTAAAATAATACTGATGTGATCATGATGAAACTTTAACCAGTTCTGCTGCTGATGAAACAGTGCTGAAGTTTATACCATTTCTGATACCCACTGAAATGTTGCCTTCAGCAACATAGCCCTTCAATTTAAGTGTTTAATCTATGGTTGTTTCTCTCCAGCCTGCATTTCCTCCAGACCGGGACAGTGTGGCCGTGCCGATGGCTATATCCTTGAGGGCAAAGAACTGGAGTTCTACCTGAGGAAGATTAAAGCCAAGAAAGGCAAATAAATGTACAGCTCTCTTTGATACGACCATTAAAGAAATATCCCAACTCAGTATGTTGCTGTTCTCATTTCATGCAACACAATGTTTAGCTGTCCTGTGTATAATTTTGTCTTTTGCACGTAGATGTTGCAAGTAAACTTTACTCCGATCTTCCATTACACAATTTATCAAAAGGAGGATTGAGAAAGTTAAGCAGCCTGTCTTGTACTGCATTAACTGGTTATAAACTCCTAGAAAAACCACAAGTGTTGAAGTGCTCTTTTTAATTTCCTGTATGAAAGTAGTCATTGCAATGCTTGTGTACATTTCTTAAAGATCAATCCTAATTGATGTGTACTTTGACATGCAATATACATCTAACAAGTGGCATATTGCGAATGGCAGGCTTTGAAGAGTCATAACTTCTAATATGAAAAATATTCCAAGAATGAACCACACAATCTATAAGCTTCTTACAACTGGTCAATGCATTAGCTATGATGAATCTAGGTTAGTGTTTATAACGGTtttaaatgtagaaattaacaaGTTTTTacaaattaatgtaatttgcaGCAGTTACTCAAGTCTTCAATatcgcatgatccttcagaaatcataagatttagtgctcaagaaacaatgCTGAAAGAATTGTGCTGCTTTTTTGAAAAATCCTTTGTAACATCACTGAcagttttaaatgatttatggCATCCCTGATTAATAAATTCAACCAAAACAAatcttgctgaccccaaacttttgaacagtgtaCATTGGTAAAAACTGCGAAGGGATGAGGGGTCAAATATTGCATCAAATATCCTTTCATCCTTGACTATTCAAATACATGTTAAGGTAAATTCTGAGTGAGAAGTTACACATTTATCTATGGGTCTTGGCTTGCTGGTCCTGTAGTTTCAGGTGACCCCAAGAGTTTTTCCTGGCAGATGGTCATGTTTTGTTGCTGCGGTGGTGATAAGATGTTGCTCTTGGAAGGCTGTTCAAGTCTCGAGCGCTCGTTCTTGCATTTAGCTCTGCAGCATAACTGCTGCAAATTCTTGCTCTTCTGCTTTTTTACTCTGTGTGTAGTCGGCCACACATTGATGGCAAGCATTTGTGTCTTGGGGGTTGGTACAGATTCCTCAATATCATCCTCCAGTATCCTAATAAATACAGAATTACTAGTCAATAATGCAAAAAGACAGTAAATAACGTTTTCAAGGATTTGATGCATAAATACAACATACAGGTCATCATATATCAGTTTCCTGTTCATGAGGGCTGCTCCACTACCTATTTCTGTTAACACTATTTAATCACCAATAACAATTTATCGTGTTTGATAACGGATAACATTCACAGTTAAACAAAAATTGCATACTTGGCCAATGCATTTGATAATTCCATAGCAAGTTAAGTGACCAACTGACTTTACATGattggaataatgatgctgagaGTTGGCAGTATAAGTCCAGACATTTGGAAAAACACCTATTTTTTTGATGTTCTCCCCTACATATAATTCCGCTCCTTTGATATTTACAAATTTGACgtatttgtaaaatataaataggTGTTTCAGTTCTTCACCTCATGTCATGTGTAGAACCCATGAAGACAGGCTTCATAGTAGCTGATGGATATGAAGGACCCTTATCCACCCAGTATTTGTCCTTCTCAAGGGGAGGAAGATTTTGATGCATATCATCTACAGCTAGCATAGAAacctaaataaaattaaaaactgcCATGAATGGTTATGATCGAACGTGTCCTTTGAAATGCAGAAGGGTATTTATGAATTTACTGACCTGAATGTTTCGATCTATGAGTTGGTTGGTTTCAAAATCATCATCGTCTTCTCCAAATGGGTTGATAATAAGTTCGCCTACCTTTAAGAATAAACGCACCCTTG
This region includes:
- the rps8a gene encoding small ribosomal subunit protein eS8, which produces MGISRDNWHKRRKTGGKRKPVHKKRKYELGRPPANTKIGPRRIHTIRVRGGNKKYRALRLDVGNFSWGSECCTRKTRVIDVVYNASNNELVRTKTLVKNCVVLVDSTPYRQWYESHYALPLGRKKGAKLTPEEEEILNKKRSKKVQKKFDVRRKNSKISHLLEEQFLQGKLLACISSRPGQCGRADGYILEGKELEFYLRKIKAKKGK